In Microbacterium sp. AB, a single genomic region encodes these proteins:
- the adhP gene encoding alcohol dehydrogenase AdhP translates to MRAAVVVSPDEPLVVTDVPIPEPGPGQALVRVVTSGVCHTDLHAARGDWPVAPKADLIPGHEGYGEVVALGDGVTTLAVGDLVGNAWLWSACGRCEYCRTGWETLCPEQQNGGYSVDGSFGEYMLVDERFAARIPDGADPVEVAPILCAGVTVYKGLKMTGVRPGEWVTISGIGGLGHIAVQYARALGMRVAAVDVDDAKLELARKHGAEVTVNAAETDPGAAIQEATGGTHGVLVTAVHPRAFGQALAVTRRGATIVFNGLPPGDFPADIFDIVLRAITIRGSIVGTRQDLVEALDFYARGKIHPTVSVETIDDVNDIFERMEHGKIDGRVVMRYADA, encoded by the coding sequence ATGCGCGCCGCCGTCGTGGTCTCCCCCGACGAGCCGCTCGTCGTGACGGACGTCCCCATCCCCGAGCCCGGCCCCGGGCAGGCCCTCGTCCGGGTCGTCACGAGCGGCGTGTGCCACACGGACCTCCACGCCGCGCGCGGCGACTGGCCCGTCGCGCCCAAGGCCGACCTCATCCCCGGTCACGAGGGATACGGCGAGGTCGTCGCGCTCGGCGACGGCGTCACCACCCTCGCCGTCGGCGACCTCGTCGGCAACGCCTGGCTGTGGAGCGCCTGCGGCCGCTGCGAGTACTGCCGCACGGGCTGGGAGACGCTGTGCCCCGAGCAGCAGAACGGCGGCTACTCCGTCGACGGCAGCTTCGGCGAGTACATGCTCGTCGACGAGCGCTTCGCCGCGCGCATCCCGGACGGCGCGGACCCCGTCGAGGTCGCCCCGATCCTGTGCGCGGGCGTCACCGTCTACAAGGGACTGAAGATGACCGGCGTGCGACCCGGCGAGTGGGTGACGATCTCGGGCATCGGCGGACTCGGCCACATCGCCGTGCAGTACGCCAGGGCGCTCGGCATGCGCGTCGCGGCCGTGGACGTCGACGACGCGAAGCTCGAGCTCGCCCGCAAGCACGGCGCGGAGGTGACCGTGAACGCCGCGGAGACCGATCCCGGTGCCGCCATCCAGGAGGCCACGGGAGGCACGCACGGCGTGCTCGTCACCGCCGTGCACCCGCGGGCCTTCGGGCAGGCGCTCGCCGTCACGCGCCGCGGGGCGACGATCGTCTTCAACGGCCTGCCCCCGGGCGACTTCCCCGCCGACATCTTCGACATCGTGCTGCGGGCGATCACCATCCGCGGCTCCATCGTCGGGACCCGCCAGGACCTCGTCGAGGCGCTCGACTTCTACGCACGCGGCAAGATCCACCCGACGGTGAGCGTCGAGACCATCGACGACGTCAACGACATCTTCGAGCGGATGGAGCACGGCAAGATCGACGGACGCGTCGTCATGCGCTACGCCGACGCCTGA
- the erm gene encoding 23S ribosomal RNA methyltransferase Erm, translating into MRPRSLHGGRHELGQNFLVHRPTLDRIVSIVGDTTGDILEIGAGDGALTVRLARLRRDLTAIEIDGSRVDVLRRRLPHVAVEHADVLRHPLDVPVIVGNVPFHLTTPILRRLLGRRRWHVAVLLTQWEVARKRAGVGGGTMMTAQAAPWFVFALRGRVPADGFRPRPAVDGGLLVIARRERPLVPDAERRAYERFVRAVFAGPGRGVADMVRNATGAPAGRVRRVLGGRDIDPRRLPRDLSAADWAALWAELGRRP; encoded by the coding sequence ATGCGACCCCGTTCCCTCCATGGCGGACGCCATGAACTCGGGCAGAACTTCCTCGTCCACCGGCCGACGCTCGATCGGATCGTGAGCATCGTCGGCGACACGACCGGTGACATCCTCGAGATCGGCGCCGGCGACGGCGCCCTGACGGTGCGGCTGGCGCGCCTGCGTCGCGATCTCACGGCGATCGAGATCGACGGGAGCCGCGTGGACGTCCTGCGGCGGCGTCTTCCGCACGTCGCCGTCGAGCACGCCGACGTGCTGCGACATCCGCTCGACGTCCCCGTGATCGTCGGCAACGTGCCCTTCCACCTGACCACTCCCATCCTGCGCCGTCTTCTGGGACGGCGCCGTTGGCACGTCGCCGTCCTGCTGACGCAGTGGGAGGTCGCCCGCAAGCGCGCAGGCGTCGGCGGGGGCACGATGATGACGGCGCAGGCCGCGCCCTGGTTCGTGTTCGCGCTGCGGGGGAGGGTTCCGGCCGACGGGTTCCGGCCGCGTCCCGCGGTCGACGGCGGCCTCCTCGTCATCGCGCGCCGCGAGAGGCCGCTCGTGCCCGATGCGGAGCGGCGCGCGTACGAGCGGTTCGTGCGCGCGGTCTTCGCCGGCCCGGGAAGGGGGGTTGCGGACATGGTCCGGAATGCCACCGGCGCTCCGGCGGGACGGGTGCGCCGGGTGCTCGGCGGCCGGGACATCGATCCCCGGCGGCTGCCGCGCGACCTCTCCGCCGCGGACTGGGCGGCGCTGTGGGCGGAGCTGGGACGGCGGCCGTAG
- a CDS encoding SprT-like domain-containing protein: MSDLQRVAAWADALIAQHLDPAWTFGFDNAKRRAGQCDYRRTRISVSRYLAARHDDESNHQTLLHEVAHALAGPAAAHGPAWKRIARELGYVGGTTHDGETAIELAPWIGTCPAGHVVYRHRRPSRPSSCVRCARTFDRRFLLAWVRREITAADRRAAATPR; this comes from the coding sequence GTGTCGGATCTGCAACGCGTCGCGGCCTGGGCGGACGCGCTCATCGCCCAGCATCTCGATCCCGCGTGGACCTTCGGCTTCGACAACGCGAAGCGGCGGGCGGGGCAGTGCGACTACCGCCGCACGCGCATCTCGGTATCGCGCTACCTCGCGGCGCGCCACGACGACGAGTCCAATCATCAGACGCTCCTGCACGAGGTCGCCCACGCACTGGCGGGGCCGGCTGCGGCGCACGGGCCCGCCTGGAAGCGGATCGCCCGCGAGCTGGGGTACGTCGGCGGCACGACGCATGACGGAGAGACGGCGATCGAGCTCGCGCCGTGGATCGGCACGTGCCCGGCGGGCCACGTCGTGTACCGCCATCGCCGGCCGTCGCGCCCCTCGTCGTGCGTGAGGTGCGCCCGGACGTTCGACCGCCGCTTCCTGCTCGCCTGGGTCCGCCGCGAGATCACGGCGGCGGACCGCCGCGCCGCGGCGACTCCCCGCTGA
- a CDS encoding response regulator, producing the protein MSDIRVLVVEDDPRTAQAHGEYVERMDGFALAGTAHTVAATRRAIRDAYPTGERIHLLLLDLNLPDGHGLELCRELRAAGIVVDVVAVTAVRELDAVRQAVAVGVVQYLIKPFTFDVFAAKLRAYREYFDRMRSPVSSLSQREVDTAFAALRTSNLPGLPKGLSRDTLDAVTELLTVHDVARSASEVADVLGLSRVTARRYLEFLADRGTVSRAPRHGSRGRPELEYRRDRTSF; encoded by the coding sequence ATGAGCGACATCCGCGTTCTCGTGGTGGAGGACGACCCGCGCACGGCGCAGGCGCACGGCGAGTACGTCGAGCGGATGGACGGGTTCGCCCTCGCCGGCACGGCGCACACGGTCGCCGCGACGAGGCGGGCCATCCGCGACGCCTACCCCACGGGCGAGCGGATCCACCTCCTCCTGCTCGATCTCAACCTGCCGGACGGGCACGGCCTCGAGCTGTGCCGCGAGCTGCGGGCGGCGGGCATCGTCGTCGACGTCGTCGCGGTGACGGCCGTGCGGGAGCTCGACGCCGTGCGTCAGGCCGTCGCGGTCGGCGTCGTGCAGTACCTCATCAAGCCGTTCACGTTCGACGTGTTCGCCGCGAAGCTGCGCGCCTACCGCGAGTACTTCGACCGTATGCGCTCTCCCGTGTCGTCGCTCAGCCAGCGCGAGGTCGACACCGCCTTCGCCGCCCTGCGCACGTCCAACCTCCCCGGCCTCCCCAAGGGGCTGTCGCGGGACACCCTCGACGCCGTGACGGAGCTGCTCACGGTGCACGACGTCGCACGGTCCGCCTCCGAGGTCGCCGACGTGCTGGGCCTCTCGCGCGTGACCGCTCGGCGGTACCTCGAGTTCCTCGCCGACCGCGGGACGGTCTCGCGCGCTCCGCGCCACGGCAGCCGCGGGCGTCCGGAGCTCGAGTACCGCCGTGACCGCACGTCCTTCTGA
- a CDS encoding sensor histidine kinase, producing MARRGADTARHARARRRSVAAWVLGVQTTVLLVGGAGAFGLLAWDANTAAHADAVERTRSLVLTLASEPTIVEVLAEAHARIGADPEAAVAEASGELQPYTTRISAATGVDYVTIMDTGRTRYTHPIADRIGGEFVGTIAPALDGETFTEVYEGTLGPSLRAVTPVFADGGIVGLVSAGVTLDNVAGSILLRLQIVGASTLVAVALGALVTILLFRRVYRVTDGRDPDELARLFAAHEAVLHSLEEGLLLVEHTGGRAGRDGAARDGAEPARSPGPSRVVLANDQAGVLLGIARRLPFAIDDDLPEEVRDVLSGRDGDVVVRVGSRDLVVTRTRIELAGRRAEILTLRDRTELRRVAGELSSVQTISDALRAQAHEFDNRLHTIATLIELGRPDEALAFAASEHDLGQRLADRVLHAVDEPVIAALLLGKVAQAHERAVEMHFETHLAPGTHGLPPADVVTILGNLIDNAIEAAASHAARTGDLDAWVEVYLAEGEDGALVFQVSDSGGGVSRADRERIFERGYSTKGVDAQGHGYGLSLVRRVLRGLGGSIEVTQAPGGGAVFTATLPRPAGAPGPADAHRARGPGDVPDSSAARDTNRDADAREGR from the coding sequence ATGGCACGACGAGGCGCCGACACGGCACGTCACGCGCGTGCGCGGCGGCGCAGCGTCGCGGCGTGGGTGCTCGGCGTGCAGACGACCGTGCTCCTCGTCGGCGGGGCAGGGGCCTTCGGCCTGCTCGCCTGGGACGCGAACACGGCGGCCCACGCCGACGCGGTGGAGCGCACGAGGAGCCTGGTCCTGACCCTCGCGAGCGAGCCGACGATCGTGGAGGTCCTCGCCGAGGCGCACGCGCGCATCGGGGCGGACCCGGAGGCCGCCGTCGCCGAAGCCTCGGGCGAGCTCCAGCCGTACACGACGCGGATCAGCGCGGCGACGGGCGTGGACTACGTCACGATCATGGACACGGGGCGCACCCGGTACACGCATCCGATCGCCGACCGCATCGGCGGGGAGTTCGTCGGGACGATCGCCCCCGCGCTCGACGGCGAGACGTTCACCGAGGTGTACGAGGGGACGCTCGGCCCGTCGCTGCGGGCCGTGACGCCCGTCTTCGCCGACGGCGGCATCGTGGGCCTCGTGTCGGCGGGCGTGACGCTCGACAACGTCGCCGGCTCCATCCTGCTGCGACTGCAGATCGTCGGCGCGAGCACGCTCGTCGCCGTGGCGCTGGGAGCGCTCGTGACCATCCTGCTGTTCCGCCGCGTCTACCGCGTCACGGACGGGCGCGACCCGGATGAGCTGGCACGCCTGTTCGCCGCGCACGAGGCGGTGCTGCACTCGCTCGAGGAGGGACTCCTCCTCGTCGAGCACACGGGAGGCCGGGCCGGGCGAGACGGGGCTGCGCGAGACGGGGCCGAGCCTGCCCGATCGCCGGGTCCCTCCCGCGTCGTCCTCGCGAACGACCAGGCCGGCGTGCTCCTCGGCATCGCGCGGCGGCTGCCGTTCGCAATCGACGACGACCTGCCGGAGGAGGTGCGCGACGTGCTCTCCGGCCGCGACGGCGACGTCGTGGTGCGCGTCGGGTCGCGGGATCTCGTCGTGACGCGCACCCGGATCGAGCTCGCGGGTCGTCGCGCCGAGATCCTCACGCTGCGCGATCGCACGGAGCTGCGCCGGGTCGCCGGCGAGCTGTCGTCGGTGCAGACGATCTCCGACGCGCTGCGCGCGCAGGCGCACGAGTTCGACAACCGCCTCCACACGATCGCGACGCTGATCGAGCTGGGACGTCCCGACGAGGCGCTCGCGTTCGCCGCGTCGGAGCACGACCTCGGGCAGCGCCTCGCCGACCGCGTGCTGCACGCCGTGGACGAGCCCGTGATCGCGGCGCTCCTCCTCGGCAAGGTCGCCCAGGCGCACGAGCGGGCGGTCGAGATGCACTTCGAGACGCATCTCGCCCCGGGGACGCACGGGCTGCCGCCCGCCGATGTCGTGACCATCCTGGGCAACCTCATCGACAACGCGATCGAGGCGGCCGCGTCGCATGCCGCCCGGACCGGCGACCTCGACGCGTGGGTGGAGGTCTATCTCGCGGAGGGCGAGGACGGGGCCCTCGTGTTCCAGGTGTCGGACAGTGGCGGCGGCGTCTCCCGCGCCGACCGCGAGCGCATCTTCGAGCGCGGCTACTCGACGAAGGGCGTGGACGCCCAGGGGCACGGCTACGGTCTGTCCCTCGTCCGGCGCGTGCTGCGGGGGCTGGGCGGCTCCATCGAGGTGACGCAGGCGCCCGGAGGCGGGGCCGTCTTCACGGCGACGCTTCCGCGCCCGGCCGGCGCGCCGGGGCCCGCCGACGCTCATCGCGCGAGAGGCCCCGGAGACGTCCCGGACTCGAGCGCTGCTCGCGACACGAACAGAGACGCCGACGCGAGGGAGGGGCGATGA
- a CDS encoding cation:dicarboxylate symporter family transporter, with protein sequence MATTPPTAQRRRGIDKQHWLYIAVIIAVVAGIAVGLVWPQFGASLDWIGKAFVALIKMMIAPVIFCTIVLGIGSIAKAATVGKVGGLALGYFLVMSTFALFIGLVVGNILHPGEGLALSNPGYEVESETESTTGFLMSIVPTTLFSPLTGESVLQVLFVSLLIGFAIQRLGAKGERILDGIRLVQAVVFRVLTMILWVAPIGAFGAIAGVVGSTGWGAVVALGTLMVGFYITCALFIGVILAAVLWFVARINIFSVMKYLGREYLLIVSTSSSESALPRLIAKMEHLGVSKPVAGITVPTGYSFNLDGTAIYLTMASLFIATAMGTPLSLSEQIGLLVFMIIASKGAAGVTGAGLATLAGGLQTYRPDLVDGVGIITGIDRFMSEARALTNFTGNAVASIVVATWTKEFDRDQAQQVLRGARPFDEKMMVDGHGDAREEQPTGLPELPELPADGQGPSPISAVIPTSGAAEPRERERR encoded by the coding sequence ATGGCAACGACGCCACCGACCGCCCAGCGCAGGCGCGGCATCGACAAACAGCACTGGCTCTACATCGCCGTCATCATCGCGGTGGTCGCGGGCATCGCCGTCGGCCTCGTCTGGCCGCAGTTCGGCGCGTCCCTCGACTGGATCGGCAAGGCGTTCGTCGCGCTCATCAAGATGATGATCGCGCCCGTGATCTTCTGCACGATCGTGCTCGGCATCGGCTCGATCGCGAAGGCGGCCACGGTCGGGAAGGTCGGCGGCCTCGCGCTCGGGTACTTCCTCGTCATGTCGACCTTCGCGCTCTTCATCGGGCTCGTCGTGGGAAACATCCTGCACCCGGGAGAGGGTCTCGCCCTCAGCAACCCCGGCTACGAGGTCGAGAGCGAGACCGAGTCGACCACCGGCTTCCTCATGAGCATCGTCCCGACCACGCTCTTCTCGCCGCTCACGGGCGAGTCGGTCCTGCAGGTGCTCTTCGTGTCGCTGCTCATCGGCTTCGCCATCCAGCGCCTCGGCGCGAAGGGCGAGCGCATCCTCGACGGCATCCGGCTCGTGCAGGCCGTCGTCTTCCGTGTGCTGACGATGATCCTCTGGGTCGCCCCGATCGGCGCGTTCGGCGCCATCGCGGGAGTCGTCGGATCGACCGGATGGGGCGCGGTCGTCGCGCTCGGGACGCTCATGGTCGGCTTCTACATCACCTGCGCGCTCTTCATCGGCGTCATCCTCGCCGCCGTGCTGTGGTTCGTCGCCCGGATCAACATCTTCTCCGTCATGAAGTACCTCGGGCGCGAGTACCTGCTCATCGTGAGCACCTCGTCGTCGGAGTCGGCGCTCCCCCGCCTCATCGCGAAGATGGAGCACCTCGGCGTCTCCAAGCCCGTCGCGGGGATCACGGTGCCGACCGGCTACTCGTTCAACCTCGACGGCACGGCGATCTACCTCACGATGGCCTCGCTCTTCATCGCCACCGCGATGGGCACGCCGCTGTCGCTCTCGGAGCAGATCGGCCTGCTCGTGTTCATGATCATCGCCTCGAAGGGCGCCGCGGGCGTCACCGGCGCGGGCCTCGCCACCCTCGCGGGCGGTCTGCAGACCTACCGCCCCGACCTCGTCGACGGCGTCGGCATCATCACGGGCATCGACCGCTTCATGTCGGAGGCCCGCGCGCTCACGAACTTCACCGGCAACGCGGTCGCGTCGATCGTCGTCGCGACGTGGACGAAGGAGTTCGACCGCGACCAGGCGCAGCAGGTGCTGCGCGGCGCGCGGCCCTTCGACGAGAAGATGATGGTCGACGGCCACGGCGACGCCCGCGAGGAGCAGCCCACCGGCCTGCCCGAGCTGCCCGAGCTGCCCGCCGACGGTCAGGGGCCCTCGCCCATCTCGGCGGTCATCCCCACGAGCGGCGCCGCGGAGCCCCGCGAACGCGAGCGCCGCTGA